The nucleotide sequence CGCTCACCGACCCCGCGGACCGCGCCCACGTGGCCTCCGTCTGGGGCGTGGACGCCAACACCCTGCCCCAGCCGGGCCGCAGCGCCTACGAACTCCTCGACGCCCTGGCCACCGAGAACGGGCCCCGGGCACTGCTGGTGTTCGGGTCCAACCCGGTCGTCTCCGCGCCCCGGGCCGCCCGGGTCACCGACCGGCTGAACGCCCTGGACCTGCTGGTCGTGGCCGACTTCGTGCCCTCCGAGACGGCCGCCCTCGCCGATGTGGTGCTGCCCGTCGCCCAGTGGGCCGAGGAAGAAGGCACCCTGACCAGCCTGGAAGGCAGGGTCCTGCGCCGGCGCGCCCACCTGAGCCCGCCGCCCGGCACCCGCACCGACCTCGAAGTCCTCCACCACCTCGCCGTCCGCCTCGGCCAGCCCGCCCACCGCTTCCCCACCCGGCCCCGGGAGGTCTTCGAGGAACTGCGCCGCGCCACGGCCGGCAGCCGCGCGGACTACTCGGGCATCAGCTACGCACGCCTGGACGCCGGCGAAGCACTGCACTGGCCCTGCCCCGCCGCCGGCGGCGCGGGCCACCCCGGCACACCCAGACCGTTCCTGGACCGCTTCGCGCACCCCGACGGACGCGCCCGGTTCACCGCCGTGGACCACCGCCCGCCCGCACAGACACCCGGCAGCCGATTCCCCCTGTACGCCACGACCGGCAGGGTGCTGGCCCACTACCAGTCGGGTGCGCAGACCCGCCGGGTACCCGACCTGGTCGCGGCGGCGCCGGAGGCGGTCGTCGAGATGCACCCGGACACCGCCCGCCACCACCACCTGGCCGACGGACAGCTCGCCGACGTCACCTCGGCCTACGGCACCGCCCGGCTGAGGGTCCGTCTGACCCCCACGGCACGCAGGGACACCGTGTTCGTGCCCTTCCACTATCCGGGCCGGGCCCGCGCCAACCTGCTCACCGGGGACGCGCTGGACCCCCGCAGCCGGATGCCCGAGTTCAAGGTGAGCGCCGTACGCGTCACACCGGCGGGGGAGGCGCCATGAGCGGCGGCGACGTCGTCATCGTCGGCGGCGGCCCCGCCGCCCACCGCCTGGCCGGCCGCCTGCACCCGCTCGGCCACCGGGGCACGGTGAGCGTCATCGGCGCCGAACCCCGCCCCGCCTACAACCGGGCCCTGCTCGGCTCGGTCCTGGACGGCACGCTGAGCGCGGACCGCCTCACCCTGCCCGCCCTGCCCGCCGCGGTACGCCAACTCACCGGCACACGCGCCAGGAGCATCGACCGCGCCCGGCGCACCGTACACCTGGACGACGGCCGCACACTGCCCTACGACATCCTCGTCCTGGCCACCGGCGCGCGGCCGCGGATACCGGACCTGCCCGGCCTGGTGACCGCGCGCGGACAGCTCGCCGAGGGAGCCCGCACCCTGCGCACCGCCACCGACTGCGCCCCCCTGCCCCCCGGACCCGTCGTCGTCCTGGGCGGGGGAGTCCTCGGTGTCGAGTCCGCCCTGGCACTGCGCCGCGCCGGAAAGGAGGTGACCCTCGTCCAGCGCTCCGCCCGGCTGATGCGACGCCAGCTGGACGGCCCGGCCTCCGGCGTGCTGGCGCAGTGGGCCCAGAGCCGGGGCGTCACCCTCCACCTGGGCCGCCAGGCCCAGGAGTACGCGCCCGGCAAGCTGGTCCTGGACGACGGACAGGTACTGGCGGCCGGCACCCTGCTGCTGTGCACGGGCACCCGGCCGGAGACCGCGCTGGCCCGCGCGAGCTCTCTCGCGGTGCGCGAGGGGATCGTCGTCGACGCACGGCTGCGCACCGGCGATCCGCTCATCCACGCGATGGGGGACTGCGCCCAGCACCCGGACGTGACCGGCACGACCCTGATCCAGGCATGGGACCAGGCCGACGCCCTCGCCGGCATCCTCACCGCCACCGGCACGGGGTACCGGCCCGCACGCCACGTACTGCGCCCGCGGATACGGGGCATGGACATCGTCTCGCTCGCCCCGGGCGCCACGGAACAGGACACGGACACGGCGGTGTCCCTGCGGGACACAGCCCGCGGCCGCTACGCCCGCCTCGCTCTGCGCGAGGGCCGTATCCACACAGGAGTCGTCGTCGGCCCGGGCGCCGCCGTCGCCGCGGTCAGCGGCCTGTACACCCGTGACGCACCGGTGCCCGCCGACCTGCTCGCCCTGCTGACCGGCACCGACGCGCCCTACGCGGGCGGTGACGCCCTGGCCGACGACGCGGTGGCCTGCCACTGCAACCACGTCACCTTCCGCAGGCTGAAGGCCGCCTGGGCCGAGGGGGCGCACGACAGCAAGGCACTGGCCCGGGCGACCCGGGCGACGACGGGATGCGGCGGCTGCACCCCGGTCGTACGGCAGCTGTGCACCACACTCGCCGCCGCCGGCGCAGGGGCCGCAGGGCCCGCAGGCACCCACACAGCGGTGGACACCGCAGGAGGAGGGACACCGTGACCACGCGCACGCTGGTCGTGGCCGGCCACGGAATGGCGGGCCACCGGCTGGTCGAGGAAATGCTGGCCGGCGACCGGCACGGGCGGTGGCGCATCGTCGTACTGGCCGAGGAAGAGCGGCCCGCCTACGACCGGGTGGCGCTGTCCACCCTCCTGGGCGGCGCCCGCGCCGACGATCTCGCGCTGGCCGGCCCCGCCGTCCTGGCCGACCGCCGCCTGCGGCTGCGGCTGAACACGAAGGTGAGCGCCGTCGACCGCCGGGCCAGAAGGGTGATGTGCGCGGACGGAACCGAGTTCGGATACGACGCGCTGGTCCTGGCCACCGGCTCCAGGCCGTTCGTGCCCCCGGTCGCCGGACACGGGCTGCCGGGGTGCTTCGTCTACCGGACGGTGCAGGACGTCGAGGCGATCCGCGCGGCCGCGGTGCCCGGCCGCGCTGCCGTGGTGGTCGGCGGCGGCCTGCTGGGACTGGAGGCCGCGGGCGGCCTGCGGCTGCTGGGCATGCGGCCCCATGTGGTGGAGTTCGCCCCCTGGCTGATGGCCCAGCAGATCGACGAGGGCGGCGGCCGGGTACTGGCCGAGGCGATCACCCGGCTCGGCGTGCGCGTGCACTGCCCGAGCGCCGTCCACGCCGTCGGCGCGGGCCCGGACGGCCGCGCCGACCGCGTGGAACTGGACGACGGCACCGTCCTTGACGCAGCCCTCGTCGTCTTCGCCGCCGGGGTACGCCCGCGCGACGAACTCCACGCCCCCGGGCTCGTGCGCGGCGAACGCGGCGGCTTCCTGGTGGACACGTGGTGCCGCACCGCGGACGAACACATCTTCGCGATCGGCGAGTGCGCGGCCGTCGAGGGCCGCTGCCACGGCCTGGCCGCCCCCGGCCTGCGGATGGCCGAGACCGTCGCCCGCCGGCTCCTCGGTGTGCCGGGCGAGGCGTTCACCGGGGCGGACACCTCCGCGAGCCTGAAGCTCCTGGGCGTGGAGGTGGCCGGTTTCGGCGACGCCCACGCGCGCTCGCACGGGGCCGTCGAGTACGTGCGCGAGGACCGGCGGGCCGGCACCTACGCCAAGGTGGTCCTGGACGCCGACGGCCGCACGGTCCTGGGCGGAGTCCTCGCCGGAGACACCCGGGCCTATCCGGTCCTGCGCGCCCTGCTCGGCCGGCCGCTGACGGCCTGCCCCGACGACCTGCTGGCCGCCCCGCCCGCCCGCTGCTGAAAACCGTTCCTGTGGACTAAAGCGGGGGTTGGTCCGTTCAGCCGCGCGCCCCGAACGGTCCCGGGCGAGCCGGCCCCCGGCGTTCTCGGCCCCGGGGCGGCGACGCGCATCCTGTGCGTGGTCCGGGCCCGGCCAGGCCCCCGCGGCCGGAGGCCGCTGACGGACACAGCCCTGCGCGACCCGGCCAAGTGGGTACGGCCAGAGGCGACGGTGTGAGCAGTTCCAACCCCCGCCCGCGCACCCGCCCGCCGTGCCCGCGGACATGCCAAGACCCTGGCGGCCGTCCGGGCGCAGTGGTGCCGGACGGCCCGCCAGGGTCTTCGGCGAGCGGCGCAGGGGGTGGGCGCCGCTCGCGGCCCGGGGGCTTTCGGGCGGGGCCCCGGCCAAAGGGTGGGGCCGGGGCGGGGGCGTCACCCGGGGATGAGGGGTTCGGCCCGCGGCCGGGTGCGTGGGGAAGGTCAGCTGTCGTAGGGCAGGCGCGCCCTGGCCTCCTTGGTGGCCACCGCCCACCAGCTCAGCTTGTCCCACAGGACCTTGGCGGCCGCTTCCGCGCCGGCCGGATCGATGAGGTTGCCGTCGGTGTCGAACTGCCCCCACGGCCCGTGGAAGCTGACGGCGTCGCGGACGGGGACCGCGTGCAGCTCGTTGACGATGTGGCGCAGCTGCTGGACGGCCCGCAGACCGCCGGCCAGGCCGCCGTAGCCGACGAAACCGACCGGCTTGGCGTGCCACTCGTGCTGGGTCCAGTCCAGGGCGGCCTTCAGGGCGGCGGGGAAACTGTGGTTGTACTCCGGCGTCACCACGACGAAGCCGTCCGCCGCCGACAGCCGGGCCGAGAACGCGGCGAGCAGTTCGGCGACCTCCGGTGCCGGCTCGTCGCTCAGAGCGGTGGGCAGCGGGAAGTCCGCCAGGTCGACCAGGTCCACCTCGATGTCGTCACGCTGGCCGGCGGTGCCGACGAACCAGTTCGCGATCGTGGGGCCGAAACGGCCCTTGCGCACGCTCGACAGGATCACGGCCACGCGGATGCGGTCACTAGGCATGTCAGCCCTTTCACTACGGTCAGTCCTCTCCCCACAGAAGAACAAACCCGCATGCGGGTTTCCAAGTGGTATCGAAGAAACCGATGAGACACGCGTGAGCTGCCGGCTCCGCCCGGAAGAAAAATAGGGGGCGGGCCCGGCAGCTCACGGTCGGTCGGGGTCAGTCGATGCCCTGCAGTATGTGCGGTTCGGCCAGGTCGTCCTCGTACCCGGCCAGGCGGATCGGGGCGCATCTCGCCCACACCTCCAAGAAG is from Streptomyces sp. NBC_01314 and encodes:
- a CDS encoding FAD-dependent oxidoreductase, whose amino-acid sequence is MTTRTLVVAGHGMAGHRLVEEMLAGDRHGRWRIVVLAEEERPAYDRVALSTLLGGARADDLALAGPAVLADRRLRLRLNTKVSAVDRRARRVMCADGTEFGYDALVLATGSRPFVPPVAGHGLPGCFVYRTVQDVEAIRAAAVPGRAAVVVGGGLLGLEAAGGLRLLGMRPHVVEFAPWLMAQQIDEGGGRVLAEAITRLGVRVHCPSAVHAVGAGPDGRADRVELDDGTVLDAALVVFAAGVRPRDELHAPGLVRGERGGFLVDTWCRTADEHIFAIGECAAVEGRCHGLAAPGLRMAETVARRLLGVPGEAFTGADTSASLKLLGVEVAGFGDAHARSHGAVEYVREDRRAGTYAKVVLDADGRTVLGGVLAGDTRAYPVLRALLGRPLTACPDDLLAAPPARC
- a CDS encoding NADPH-dependent FMN reductase, whose amino-acid sequence is MPSDRIRVAVILSSVRKGRFGPTIANWFVGTAGQRDDIEVDLVDLADFPLPTALSDEPAPEVAELLAAFSARLSAADGFVVVTPEYNHSFPAALKAALDWTQHEWHAKPVGFVGYGGLAGGLRAVQQLRHIVNELHAVPVRDAVSFHGPWGQFDTDGNLIDPAGAEAAAKVLWDKLSWWAVATKEARARLPYDS
- a CDS encoding FAD-dependent oxidoreductase codes for the protein MSGGDVVIVGGGPAAHRLAGRLHPLGHRGTVSVIGAEPRPAYNRALLGSVLDGTLSADRLTLPALPAAVRQLTGTRARSIDRARRTVHLDDGRTLPYDILVLATGARPRIPDLPGLVTARGQLAEGARTLRTATDCAPLPPGPVVVLGGGVLGVESALALRRAGKEVTLVQRSARLMRRQLDGPASGVLAQWAQSRGVTLHLGRQAQEYAPGKLVLDDGQVLAAGTLLLCTGTRPETALARASSLAVREGIVVDARLRTGDPLIHAMGDCAQHPDVTGTTLIQAWDQADALAGILTATGTGYRPARHVLRPRIRGMDIVSLAPGATEQDTDTAVSLRDTARGRYARLALREGRIHTGVVVGPGAAVAAVSGLYTRDAPVPADLLALLTGTDAPYAGGDALADDAVACHCNHVTFRRLKAAWAEGAHDSKALARATRATTGCGGCTPVVRQLCTTLAAAGAGAAGPAGTHTAVDTAGGGTP